From Parasphaerochaeta coccoides DSM 17374, a single genomic window includes:
- a CDS encoding trans-sulfuration enzyme family protein, giving the protein MSEDYNCSQETIIVHGVTPYDSRTGAISTPIYLSSTFRHPELFQSTGFDYSRSLNPTRLELENTIARLEKGRYGLAFASGMSAISALIKLFAPGDHIIVSIDLYGGTYRLFHDIYEPYGLHFSWVDTDDLEATKNALRPGTKAVFIETPSNPMMKVTDIRATADIIHSHGQKHGQEGYLIVDNTFLSPYYQNPLELGADFVVHSGTKYISGHNDTLSGFIVHDDETIAEKLRFLQMSEGGTLSPFESWLILRGLKTLAVRMDRQSENALVVAMWLQTHPKVESVYYVGLPDHPHHELSLRQSKGFGGMVSFSLKDSADVASLLKNIRLILFAESLGGVETLLTYPMVQTHQAIPPDMRERTGVTDRLMRLSVGLERAQDIIADLKQALD; this is encoded by the coding sequence ATGAGTGAGGATTACAACTGTTCCCAGGAAACCATCATTGTCCACGGTGTCACTCCCTACGATTCCCGTACCGGAGCGATAAGCACTCCCATTTACCTGAGTTCAACCTTCCGCCATCCTGAACTTTTTCAATCGACAGGCTTTGACTATTCCCGCTCCCTGAACCCCACGAGACTAGAGCTGGAAAACACCATTGCCCGTCTTGAGAAAGGACGTTACGGACTTGCGTTCGCTTCCGGCATGAGCGCAATATCCGCGCTCATCAAGCTGTTCGCGCCGGGCGACCATATCATTGTCTCGATAGATCTGTACGGTGGTACATATCGCCTTTTCCATGATATCTACGAACCATACGGACTGCACTTCTCCTGGGTGGACACCGACGACCTTGAAGCAACAAAGAATGCCCTGCGACCCGGAACGAAAGCTGTCTTCATTGAGACTCCCTCAAACCCCATGATGAAAGTCACTGACATCCGCGCGACGGCGGATATCATCCATTCCCACGGACAGAAGCACGGGCAGGAAGGATACCTCATTGTGGACAATACTTTTCTTTCCCCTTATTATCAAAATCCCCTGGAACTGGGGGCGGACTTTGTTGTCCATAGCGGGACAAAGTACATTTCCGGACACAATGACACGCTTTCAGGTTTCATTGTTCATGATGACGAGACAATCGCGGAAAAACTCCGTTTTCTCCAGATGAGCGAGGGTGGCACGCTCAGCCCCTTTGAGTCATGGCTGATTCTCCGGGGACTCAAAACTTTGGCCGTCCGCATGGACAGACAGAGCGAGAACGCCTTGGTCGTAGCCATGTGGTTGCAAACTCATCCCAAAGTCGAATCAGTCTACTATGTCGGCCTGCCCGACCATCCCCATCATGAGCTTTCCCTCCGCCAAAGCAAAGGCTTCGGGGGAATGGTTTCCTTCTCCCTCAAAGACTCCGCCGATGTGGCATCTCTTTTGAAGAACATACGGCTGATCCTGTTCGCCGAAAGTCTGGGAGGCGTGGAAACCCTCCTCACCTATCCCATGGTTCAGACTCACCAAGCCATTCCCCCCGACATGAGGGAGCGGACAGGGGTCACCGACCGCCTGATGCGGTTGTCCGTCGGACTGGAACGAGCGCAGGACATAATAGCCGACCTTAAACAGGCTCTGGACTGA
- a CDS encoding response regulator transcription factor, translated as MYKVVLVDDEAIILSGIRFLMDWQSHDCQVIGTARNGKAALDMIRKEVPDIVLCDISMPIMDGIELLRTVTVELPQVVFIMLTCLEEFRYVQKSLHHNAFDYLLKTEMDAAALAMCIERAKPECEARRKLLRMDAADLHSLDEQGHVQDILVRLTLPEPLESRYRTLLAEKGMLRNHAFICVQLQYPDISPETGFSAADYQRMYDYQGEITRKVIGNSFSHFMPICGVRPFYHSFQFLVWDVPLSSFSSRVAACTVKLKNASTKITGITTHVLATGVQDSPDGLEDARDELRRLDKLFFIRETDLSQKDCKEDVVYSRQPLYSLTERIAAALDAKNSSDVRLYLSKARERIATETYQRHQVAWLCEEIASHAMVSLKTEYSSALVYPFHQDVLPYLGTRSAFLRWLQVFEEDAVCYLSHYGTVQDSVIERAKQYVHSHIHSRIMLDEVASTIGVSAGYLSSVFSRQCEMSFIEYVNTAKTDEAIRMMKGGENRINEIFAALGFENSYYFSKVFKRHVGMSPSVYISRIQQEQEKTE; from the coding sequence ATGTATAAAGTCGTGCTGGTTGATGATGAGGCGATTATCCTTTCCGGCATAAGGTTCCTTATGGACTGGCAATCCCATGACTGTCAAGTCATAGGCACCGCGCGCAACGGCAAGGCCGCCCTTGATATGATACGCAAGGAAGTGCCGGACATTGTCCTGTGTGATATCAGCATGCCCATCATGGATGGGATAGAGTTGCTCAGGACAGTCACTGTCGAACTTCCGCAGGTGGTCTTCATCATGCTCACGTGTCTTGAGGAGTTCCGTTATGTGCAGAAATCACTGCATCACAATGCTTTCGATTATCTGTTGAAGACGGAAATGGATGCGGCGGCTCTTGCCATGTGCATCGAACGTGCCAAACCTGAATGTGAGGCGCGGAGGAAGCTTCTCCGCATGGACGCCGCTGACCTGCATTCCCTGGACGAACAGGGTCATGTACAGGACATCCTTGTCAGGTTGACCTTGCCGGAGCCTCTTGAGTCCAGATACCGTACCTTGCTTGCGGAAAAAGGTATGCTCCGCAATCATGCTTTCATATGTGTCCAGTTGCAGTATCCGGATATTTCTCCGGAAACTGGTTTTTCCGCCGCGGATTATCAGCGTATGTATGATTACCAGGGAGAAATCACCCGCAAGGTCATCGGGAATTCATTTTCTCATTTCATGCCGATATGTGGCGTGAGACCTTTTTATCATTCCTTCCAGTTCCTGGTATGGGATGTTCCTCTTTCGTCTTTTTCTTCGAGAGTGGCAGCCTGTACAGTGAAGCTGAAAAATGCAAGCACCAAAATCACCGGAATAACAACCCATGTCCTGGCGACAGGCGTCCAGGACAGCCCTGATGGGCTTGAGGATGCGCGGGATGAATTGCGCAGGCTTGATAAGCTTTTCTTCATCAGGGAGACTGATCTTTCACAAAAGGACTGCAAGGAGGACGTGGTATACAGTCGGCAGCCTCTTTACTCCTTGACGGAACGGATTGCAGCAGCCCTGGATGCCAAGAACTCCAGCGACGTGAGGCTGTATCTATCCAAGGCAAGGGAGCGGATTGCCACCGAGACATACCAAAGGCATCAGGTCGCGTGGCTTTGTGAGGAAATAGCCTCTCATGCCATGGTGAGCCTGAAGACTGAGTATTCCTCCGCGCTTGTCTATCCTTTCCACCAAGATGTATTGCCGTACCTCGGCACTCGTTCCGCTTTTCTCAGGTGGCTCCAGGTATTTGAAGAAGATGCTGTCTGTTATCTCTCGCATTACGGCACTGTCCAGGATTCTGTCATAGAACGGGCAAAGCAATATGTCCACAGCCATATACATTCGCGCATCATGCTGGACGAGGTAGCCTCCACCATTGGGGTTTCCGCTGGTTACTTGTCCTCCGTTTTCTCCCGGCAGTGTGAAATGAGTTTCATTGAATATGTGAACACTGCAAAGACTGATGAGGCCATCCGCATGATGAAAGGCGGAGAAAACCGTATCAATGAAATATTCGCGGCACTTGGTTTTGAGAACTCCTATTATTTCTCAAAAGTCTTCAAACGCCATGTCGGAATGAGTCCTTCTGTATATATTTCCCGGATACAGCAGGAACAGGAGAAAACTGAATGA
- a CDS encoding carbohydrate ABC transporter permease, with amino-acid sequence MIERKKLSTRYIFYVILLLITVVTLLPFAWMFSASLKPEMEVFSIPIKWIPDNPLWKNYSLIWRKIPLGLFTFNSAKLTVLITIIQLLTSSFAAYGFSKCRFKARDILFVCYIITIAIPWQVYMLPQYIIMQKFRLIDTHVALILMQSFTAFGVFLLKQFYQSIPDELMEAARIDGLSEYGIYARIVLPLSKPAMATLTIFSFVTVWNDFMGPMIYLNSTSLKTIQLGIRMFISLYSAEYNLIMAASLVALIPVFIMYVGFQKFFVQGVATSGLKV; translated from the coding sequence ATGATAGAAAGAAAAAAGCTCAGCACACGATATATCTTCTACGTAATCCTGCTTTTGATTACCGTCGTTACCCTTCTGCCTTTCGCCTGGATGTTCTCAGCATCCCTCAAGCCAGAAATGGAAGTCTTCAGCATACCCATCAAGTGGATTCCCGATAATCCCCTGTGGAAGAACTACTCCCTGATATGGCGCAAGATACCGCTGGGTCTGTTCACGTTCAACAGTGCCAAGCTTACCGTACTGATAACGATTATCCAGCTGCTCACGTCCAGCTTTGCCGCATATGGATTCTCAAAATGCAGATTCAAGGCCAGGGATATTCTCTTTGTCTGCTACATCATCACCATAGCCATCCCCTGGCAAGTATACATGCTTCCCCAGTACATCATCATGCAGAAATTCCGTCTCATAGATACCCATGTTGCGCTCATCCTCATGCAAAGCTTCACCGCTTTCGGGGTATTCCTCTTGAAGCAGTTCTACCAGTCAATTCCAGATGAGCTGATGGAAGCGGCGCGTATCGACGGGCTGTCCGAATATGGAATCTACGCACGCATCGTGCTTCCCCTGTCCAAGCCAGCAATGGCGACACTCACGATTTTCAGCTTTGTGACGGTATGGAATGATTTCATGGGTCCGATGATTTACCTGAATTCCACAAGCCTGAAGACAATACAGCTGGGCATCCGCATGTTCATTTCCCTGTATTCAGCTGAATACAATCTAATAATGGCGGCCTCGCTCGTCGCGTTAATCCCCGTATTCATCATGTATGTCGGATTCCAGAAGTTCTTTGTCCAAGGCGTCGCCACCAGCGGTCTGAAGGTATGA
- a CDS encoding sensor histidine kinase: protein MIPQDTMGRQANSFVISLVFIVVLVLAVTFGLIVVLSHSITRPVNRIIAHIRRMPDSGFSYDASIETSKDEFAGIGKTLNEMSTRIQELLEITGQMYEQKQRQEIALLQSQVNPHFLYNTLESIRWMAKVQKNKGIEEMTRSLSNLLKQLSKGTDERIFLANELELVRDYVAIQQIRYVGTFDFIVDMPGNVAHAMILKFSLQPIVENAIYHGIEPSGEFGTITVTCRHEGDVLEIIVEDDGVGMEETLVDSLQKKLKRNSVSQFSGIGMSNVHERLRLTYGEEYGLAVTSRPGQGTRVTITVPWEDGDV, encoded by the coding sequence ATGATTCCCCAGGATACCATGGGAAGGCAGGCGAACAGTTTTGTCATTTCCCTTGTCTTCATTGTGGTTCTGGTTCTTGCCGTGACTTTCGGTTTGATCGTTGTCCTGTCGCATTCCATCACCCGTCCGGTGAACAGAATCATCGCCCACATCCGGCGAATGCCTGATTCCGGTTTTTCCTATGATGCCAGCATCGAGACGAGCAAGGACGAATTTGCGGGAATAGGGAAGACTCTCAATGAGATGAGTACTCGGATACAGGAACTGCTTGAGATTACAGGGCAGATGTATGAGCAGAAGCAGCGGCAGGAAATAGCCTTGCTCCAAAGTCAGGTCAATCCGCATTTTCTGTACAATACGCTTGAGTCGATACGCTGGATGGCGAAGGTTCAGAAGAACAAGGGCATAGAGGAAATGACACGCAGCCTCTCGAACCTGCTCAAGCAACTCTCCAAGGGAACTGATGAACGTATTTTCCTTGCAAACGAGCTGGAACTGGTCAGGGATTACGTAGCCATACAGCAGATACGTTATGTCGGGACTTTTGATTTCATCGTTGATATGCCTGGGAATGTCGCTCATGCCATGATACTCAAGTTTTCCCTCCAGCCGATTGTCGAGAACGCCATCTACCATGGTATTGAACCGTCCGGAGAATTTGGGACAATCACGGTGACGTGCCGCCATGAGGGGGATGTACTGGAAATCATTGTTGAGGACGATGGGGTAGGCATGGAGGAGACTTTGGTGGATTCCTTGCAGAAGAAATTGAAAAGAAATTCTGTCAGCCAGTTCTCAGGAATAGGCATGTCCAATGTCCATGAGCGGCTCCGTCTCACATACGGGGAAGAATATGGCCTGGCGGTCACAAGCCGTCCCGGACAGGGAACCCGCGTTACAATTACCGTGCCATGGGAGGATGGGGATGTATAA
- a CDS encoding carbohydrate ABC transporter permease, producing the protein MNTTQHHDRKRMSLERHNTLVGISFILPNFIGFACFTLIPVIFSFILSFASWDGFNAMKIIGFANFSGIFSDRVFKAALSHTFTYSVFTVFFSMLMALLLAVLLNRKVIGTNFFRSAVFFPYVASIVAVGAVWNAMFMKDAGPINAFLRLAGIANPPGWFASVAWAMPAIIIVSVWKNMGYFMLIYLAALQNIPQSLYEAASIDGANAWNKFWKITMPMLTPSHFFVFMMLTINSFKVFDLIFVLTGGGPGIATKVLANYIYDQSFTAWNFGKASAASMILFLIVGTITVIQFRAEKKFNDFL; encoded by the coding sequence ATGAACACCACACAGCACCATGACCGTAAAAGAATGTCCCTTGAGAGGCACAATACATTGGTCGGAATCTCCTTCATCCTGCCTAATTTCATTGGATTCGCCTGTTTCACCCTGATTCCCGTCATTTTCTCCTTCATCCTGAGCTTCGCTTCCTGGGACGGTTTCAACGCAATGAAAATCATTGGCTTCGCGAACTTCTCCGGCATATTCAGCGACCGGGTATTCAAGGCCGCGCTTTCCCACACTTTCACATATTCTGTCTTCACCGTCTTCTTTTCCATGCTGATGGCCCTGTTGCTGGCCGTACTGCTCAACCGGAAGGTCATAGGAACCAATTTCTTCCGATCAGCGGTCTTTTTCCCTTATGTGGCTTCGATTGTCGCGGTAGGCGCTGTCTGGAATGCCATGTTCATGAAAGACGCAGGACCAATCAATGCGTTCCTCCGCCTGGCTGGCATAGCCAATCCTCCCGGCTGGTTCGCAAGCGTCGCGTGGGCCATGCCTGCCATCATCATTGTCTCCGTCTGGAAGAACATGGGATATTTCATGCTCATTTACCTTGCCGCGTTACAGAACATACCTCAGTCCCTCTATGAAGCGGCAAGCATTGATGGCGCCAACGCCTGGAACAAATTCTGGAAGATTACCATGCCCATGCTCACGCCCAGCCACTTCTTTGTATTCATGATGCTGACCATCAACAGCTTCAAGGTCTTTGATTTGATTTTCGTATTGACTGGCGGCGGCCCCGGCATTGCTACCAAAGTCCTGGCAAATTATATCTACGACCAGTCATTCACCGCGTGGAATTTCGGCAAGGCGAGCGCGGCGTCCATGATTCTTTTCCTGATTGTCGGAACCATCACGGTGATACAGTTCCGCGCAGAAAAGAAATTCAATGATTTCCTGTAG
- a CDS encoding tyrosine-protein phosphatase, with translation MKKFVLKCVPRMFLGLMLVLMLSCRTTSVQRQEPVLEVPVSVQTSAQDVVQQEAVLVAVQGAVQDIDKYGNITADIAESAMTEAGYALGDILAVSVGDRSFTAPYVSTYSDVDRGQQLVRISNGNVALAISYGNFAERTGAVIGSPVSINLAEKKGYLREYEVRHLEKSEERAAYASDEIFANFRYVKAGKIPPGRLYRSANPVLNDARAPYAAKLAELAGVKTVINLADSEASMAPNLPAAPYYEKLVGQGSVIPLSMDVDFFSADFTAKLKTGLLFMAAHEGPYLIHCNEGKDRAGMVVALLEALMDATVNEIVEDYMITYGNYFFVQKGEERYDRIAGIITDLFVEMNAGNPVTDANIRHVAESYLLNTVGLTEVQIGQLKARLF, from the coding sequence ATGAAAAAGTTTGTGTTGAAATGTGTGCCGCGCATGTTCCTGGGGCTCATGCTAGTCCTGATGTTGTCCTGTCGGACAACAAGTGTGCAGAGGCAGGAACCAGTCCTGGAAGTTCCTGTTTCCGTACAAACGTCTGCGCAGGACGTCGTACAGCAGGAAGCTGTTCTGGTCGCTGTACAGGGGGCTGTACAGGACATCGACAAATACGGAAACATCACAGCTGATATTGCTGAATCCGCAATGACTGAAGCCGGATACGCTCTGGGGGATATCCTGGCTGTCAGCGTGGGAGACAGAAGTTTCACGGCTCCGTATGTCTCCACATACAGTGATGTTGACCGAGGTCAGCAGTTGGTAAGGATAAGCAATGGAAACGTTGCGCTTGCTATAAGTTATGGAAATTTTGCGGAGAGAACAGGGGCTGTCATTGGCTCTCCCGTCTCCATCAACCTTGCTGAAAAGAAAGGCTATCTCAGGGAATATGAAGTCCGTCATCTGGAAAAATCCGAAGAACGCGCTGCTTATGCAAGCGATGAGATATTCGCGAACTTCCGTTATGTCAAAGCAGGAAAGATTCCTCCCGGACGCCTGTATCGGAGCGCGAACCCTGTGCTGAATGACGCACGGGCGCCTTATGCGGCCAAACTTGCCGAGCTGGCAGGAGTCAAGACTGTGATTAACCTGGCGGACAGTGAAGCGAGCATGGCTCCTAATCTGCCTGCGGCTCCCTATTATGAAAAACTGGTCGGACAGGGTTCTGTCATCCCCCTGAGCATGGACGTTGATTTCTTTTCAGCGGATTTCACCGCCAAGCTGAAAACAGGACTCCTGTTCATGGCAGCTCATGAAGGGCCATATCTCATTCATTGCAATGAAGGAAAAGACAGGGCGGGAATGGTTGTCGCCTTGCTTGAGGCTTTGATGGATGCGACCGTCAATGAAATAGTGGAAGATTACATGATTACCTATGGGAACTATTTCTTTGTACAGAAGGGGGAGGAAAGATATGACAGGATAGCGGGCATCATCACCGATCTGTTCGTTGAGATGAATGCAGGAAACCCTGTCACGGACGCGAATATCCGTCATGTTGCTGAAAGCTATCTGCTGAATACAGTAGGGTTGACCGAAGTTCAGATAGGACAACTGAAAGCACGGTTATTCTGA
- a CDS encoding ABC transporter substrate-binding protein translates to MKKITMIVLAIVCTAGILMAGGAKESQTSSSRTTIKVSTWDLSSNPSVSNAVAAFEAKNPDIKVELMDIPSTEYTQKLSIMLNGGSDLDAFFIKDADTTKSLFDKGQLADMRPYIAADSFDIEGFNGLTKNFTMPNGAVVGLPVRSDWYVMYYNKDIFDAAGIAYPGNDWTWTEFEQLAKRLTSGSGATKVYGALLHTWQACVQNWGVQDGKHTIMDSDYSFFKPYYEMALRMQNEDKTLMDYATLKTSNIHYSSAFLTGRVAMMPMGTWFITTAIDKVKIGESSVRWGIVTLPHAEDVPQGYTVGSATPVSMNQASSKKDAAWKFISFMTGEEGASEYAKAGAFPGRNNEKTLSSIASLNGMPEGALHALQVTNISFDRPGVDKVAEINAMLGEEHSMIMLGEVSINEGLSTMSARNKEILR, encoded by the coding sequence ATGAAGAAAATCACAATGATTGTGCTGGCCATCGTCTGTACGGCGGGAATCCTGATGGCCGGTGGAGCCAAGGAAAGTCAGACATCATCAAGCAGAACCACAATAAAGGTGTCCACCTGGGATTTGAGTTCCAATCCCTCAGTAAGCAACGCGGTAGCCGCTTTTGAAGCAAAGAATCCGGACATCAAGGTCGAGCTCATGGACATTCCCAGCACGGAATATACCCAGAAGCTCTCAATCATGCTGAACGGAGGTTCTGATCTTGATGCCTTCTTCATCAAGGATGCCGACACTACCAAGAGCCTGTTCGACAAAGGGCAGCTCGCTGACATGAGACCATACATCGCCGCGGATTCTTTTGACATTGAAGGTTTCAACGGTCTGACCAAGAACTTCACCATGCCGAATGGAGCGGTCGTCGGTCTTCCGGTGCGTTCCGACTGGTATGTGATGTACTACAACAAAGACATCTTCGACGCTGCCGGCATTGCGTATCCCGGCAACGATTGGACATGGACTGAATTTGAACAGCTTGCAAAGCGTCTGACCAGCGGCAGCGGTGCCACGAAAGTGTACGGTGCGCTTCTCCATACCTGGCAGGCATGTGTCCAGAACTGGGGAGTGCAGGATGGGAAACACACCATCATGGACAGCGACTATTCATTCTTCAAGCCTTATTACGAGATGGCGTTGAGAATGCAGAATGAAGACAAGACCCTCATGGACTATGCCACGCTCAAGACAAGCAACATCCACTATTCCAGCGCTTTCCTTACCGGACGCGTAGCCATGATGCCCATGGGTACATGGTTCATCACCACGGCCATTGATAAAGTGAAGATTGGCGAATCTTCCGTGCGCTGGGGTATCGTCACCCTTCCTCATGCCGAAGATGTCCCGCAGGGCTATACGGTCGGTTCCGCGACTCCCGTAAGCATGAACCAAGCCAGCTCCAAGAAGGATGCCGCGTGGAAATTCATCAGCTTCATGACCGGAGAGGAAGGAGCTTCCGAGTACGCCAAGGCCGGAGCTTTCCCTGGACGGAACAATGAAAAGACACTCTCATCCATAGCAAGCCTGAACGGTATGCCGGAAGGCGCTCTCCATGCCCTGCAAGTGACGAACATCAGCTTTGACCGTCCGGGAGTGGACAAGGTTGCCGAAATCAATGCTATGCTTGGAGAAGAACACTCCATGATCATGTTGGGAGAAGTATCCATCAATGAAGGTCTGTCCACGATGAGCGCCCGCAACAAAGAAATACTCAGATAA
- a CDS encoding MetQ/NlpA family ABC transporter substrate-binding protein: MTLRRQDDQRVPVIAALAKEGITLELVKFSGHTQSNQALADTELDLNAFQRIAFLAHSGSLC, encoded by the coding sequence ATGACACTCAGGAGGCAAGATGACCAGCGGGTTCCCGTCATTGCGGCTCTCGCCAAGGAAGGAATCACTTTGGAGTTGGTAAAGTTTTCCGGCCACACCCAGTCCAACCAGGCGTTGGCGGACACGGAACTCGACCTCAATGCCTTCCAGCGCATAGCCTTCCTCGCTCATAGCGGCTCTTTATGTTGA